A region from the Capra hircus breed San Clemente chromosome 9, ASM170441v1, whole genome shotgun sequence genome encodes:
- the LOC108636775 gene encoding NKG2D ligand 1-like — protein RGGGLWAFFCQPCPHLPFAFTDAHSLCYNFTIDSQPRPEQPWCVVQRQVDGNVFLSCDCGHAKIQFTSPLGEEVKTTKAWETQTETLRDNADLLREQLPDVTSENHTVTDPLTLQGRMTCRCEEDGHISGSWQFGFSGQMCLLFDLENGHWTVVHSGGRRMREKWEKDRAVSNFFKKVSMGDCQACLWDFLVHWEEMSTTTGK, from the exons AGGGGAGGAGGCCTATGGGCCTTTTTCTGCCAACCCTGCCCTCACCTGCCTTTTGCCTTCACAGATGCTCACTCTCTTTGCTATAACTTTACCATTGATTCTCAGCCCAGACCTGAACAACCGTGGTGTGTGGTTCAAAGGCAGGTGGACGGAAATGTTTTTCTCTCCTGTGACTGTGGTCATGCTAAGATCCAATTCACAAGTCCATTGGGGGAGGAAGTGAAAACGACAAAGGCCTGGGAAACACAGACTGAAACACTCAGAGACAATGCGGACTTGCTCAGGGAGCAGCTGCCTGATGTTACGTCGGAGAATCACACAGTCACAG ACCCTCTCACCTTGCAGGGCAGGATGACATGTCGATGTGAAGAGGATGGACACATCAGTGGATCCTGGCAGTTTGGCTTCAGTGGACAAATGTGCCTCCTCTTTGATTTGGAGAATGGACACTGGACAGTGGTTCATTCTGGAGGGAGACGGATGAGAGAGAAGTGGGAGAAGGACAGGGCTGTGAGCAACTTCTTCAAGAAGGTCTCCATGGGAGACTGTCaggcctgtctttgggatttcttGGTGCACTGGGAGGAAATGTCGACAACCACAGGTAAGTGA